The proteins below come from a single Agelaius phoeniceus isolate bAgePho1 chromosome 22, bAgePho1.hap1, whole genome shotgun sequence genomic window:
- the AHDC1 gene encoding transcription factor Gibbin isoform X1, translating into MKFEPQSGREVEVGGTALSTWLLLLFSTQLKGECSLIWTRGEEKHSGTGIWQEGAGKQREERRDGSSVACQPLALENGASPPAEWFPRAQGSGPRQPGSDGDSRSFRVNLHCKHPRNRELKCNSRSSSKAEGPGVTFPDPHVSNCSAKRHAGEEEVRMRVKPPGPVVTTSVVRGSPDYVREPKFYPPGHPVQRPPACPAEKALSCSVLSFPEGSCPALGREHQAGSLLHGDPADRCQSVHGGTKAAEDLLGCAGEPRILGGSTEEASARDRAPKTFPNATLASGRCNVDGILALLRSKCGNGHINLHPVVQLIDIMKDLNRLSEDLKNSGVHLDCGSLRGGGGAHEDSRLLPADRDLQYSFFSSPSLANSIRSPEERGVLLKSDPSRHPRPPARDGEAEGGGGSTPQPPGHAVGVGDVSKAPADEAGCSQPDASDYSELAEADILNELASLACPGTQLLESQAMEPQPQLLPAQELDSQSRLLDSQSLESQPQLLDSQSLEPLPESLELQNLEPLGLQSLEPLSESLELQSLEPLSESLELQSLEPLAEPLGLQTLEPLPGALEPPLLPTEPSLLEPQPLGTVSELLEAQPGTGDPLRPHGLQPRLGGCPLSTMVKRGPCGGRGAGRCGEDHRKYALRRTDKPKMLCRRRRAGRGRRVDITPESHVLSPLTLPAELPPGPEEPDTPVLSPPPPPPPTTLDPNEMPKAPTAGKKSKCRGVRKMVVKMAKIPVSLGRRNKTTYKVSSLSSNLNLEGKELAASSSMEPTPLLKMKNNGRNVVVVFPPGEMPIILKRKRGRPPKNLLLGQAKPKEPTPEVKKRRRRKQKLASPQPSYIADTNDSKADYSDVLAKLAFLNRQSQCSGRCSPPRCWTPSEPESIHQAPDTQSISHFLHRVQGFRRRGGKAGGFGGRGGSHAARAARCSFSDFFEGIGKKKKAPTALHADPVHPRKRGRLEPDPVGKPKRKRRARKNGALFPEPNSGQSFGDGPAAEWGGGEKGSPWAPHHSHPGGQPGRNGGYQGAEARPFHAAGLESGSSGRAGFYAGSAPSSQTETGPERHSLFTGYFRSLLDSDDSSDLLDFALSASRSESRKSAAAYTAPPAALPGQRGMAAYAARGGKVPAANPGAEAFHAAMQGRPAFPPGRASSAYGVTQGSSECRGTESFPKLAPPSAVSRSPTAHPAASGTPGYSPYGSYGSAGQSVAPASVFPPGKQYPSAQDCPNSKDCSFAYGSGSSLPSSPSSAHSAGYAPPTAGPSLPLGKAAFFNSAEQGGQFSSAAHTPLRCDSRASTVSPGGYMVPKGSASFQPSPENCRQFPSSAPWAFRQGYGGLDWSSEAFSQLYNPGFECHLNEPNVILDISNYTPQKAKQQTVSETFSESSSDSTQFNQPAGYRRANSEASSSEGQSSLSSLEKLMMDWNEASSAPGYNWNQSVLFQSNSKPGRGRRKKVDMFDTSHLSFSSSSSSSSVYPSKRNTGPRQPRGSRGACASKKERGTGKAKFPTKSQAVNPLFQDSTDLGLDYYSGDSSMSPLPSQSRGFGVGERDPCDYTGPYSMNPSTPSDGTFVQGFQSDSPGLGQPDLESKHFPALPHQLAAPGQQTVFEAGLQKAFSPNCSPTLAFKEDLRAGSMRKLPACDSLKHSMQGGALPHAPHLACRDLPMPQAHYDSPSCKNPPYWYSPNASTRSPSYDGKAGAGMLVDFMGRTDPPCLNPHLSSPSSTHPSKGEKEPLEMSRAHHRGPYACPLINDLNISPVPRDSMLQLQDNYRYPSFAPQGHPVMAPSQKSGFLGPMVEQQHPEDTFTVTSL; encoded by the exons ATGGGAGCTCGGTCGCCTGCCAGCCCCTCGCACTGGAGAACGGTGCCAGCCCGCCTGCCGAGTGGTTCCCGCGTGCCCAGGGCTCCGGCCCCCGCCAGCCCGGCAGCGACGGCGACAGCAGGAGCTTCCGAGTGAACCTGCACTGCAAACACCCCCGCAACAG AGAGCTCAAGTGCAatagcaggagcagcagcaaagccgAGG GTCCTGGTGTCACCTTCCCTGACCCCCATGTCAGCAACTGCTCGGCCAAGCGGCACGCGGGGGAGGAGGAGGTCAGGATGCGCGTGAAGCCCCCGGGCCCAGTGGTAACGACCAGCGTTGTGCGTGGCTCGCCCGACTACGTCCGAGAGCCCAAATTCTACCCGCCGGGACACCCGGTGCAGCGGCCCCCCGCCTGCCCGGCCGAGAAGGCGCTGTCCTGCAGTGTGCTCAGCTTCCCTGAGGGGTCGTGCCCCGCGCTCGGCCGGGAGCACCAGGCAGGCTCGCTGCTGCACGGCGACCCGGCCGACCGCTGCCAGAGCGTCCACGGGGGCACCAAGGCGGCCGAGGACCTGCTGGGCTGCGCCGGGGAGCCCCGGATCCTGGGGGGCAGCACAGAGGAGGCATCTGCCCGCGACCGGGCGCCCAAAACCTTCCCCAACGCGACGCTGGCCTCGGGCCGCTGCAACGTAGACGGCATCCTCGCCTTGCTCCGCAGCAAGTGCGGCAACGGGCACATCAACCTCCACCCTGTGGTGCAGCTCATCGACATCATGAAGGACCTCAACCGCCTCTCTGAGGACCTCAAGAACAGCGGGGTGCACCTGGACTGTGGCAGCCTccgtggcggcggcggggctcACGAGGACAGCCGCCTCCTGCCCGCTGACCGGGACCTCCAGTACAGCTTCTTCTCCTCGCCCTCCCTGGCCAACAGCATCCGGAGCCCCGAGGAGCGGGGGGTGCTCCTCAAATCCGACCCGTCGCGGCACCCCCGGCCCCCAGCGCGTGacggagaggctgagggaggcGGGGGGAGCACCCCGCAGCCCCCAGGACACGCTGTGGGTGTGGGGGACGTCTCCAAAGCTCCGGCGGATGAAgccggctgctcccagcccgaTGCCAGCGATTACTCGGAACTGGCCGAGGCGGACATCCTGAACGAGCTGGCCTCCCTGGCTTGCCCAGGGACGCAGCTGCTGGAGTCGCAGGCGATGGAGCCGCAgccccagttgctgccagcccAAGAGCTGGACTCCCAATCCCGGCTGTTGGATTCCCAGTCCCTGGagtcacagccccagctgcttgATTCGCAGAGCCTGGAGCCGCTGCCAGAGTCGCTGGAGCTGCAAAACCTGGAGCCGTTGGGGCTGCAGTCGCTGGAGCCGCTCTCTGAgtctctggagctgcagtcgCTGGAGCCTCTGTCCGAGTCGCTGGAGCTGCAGTCACTGGAGCCACTGGCGGAGCCTCTGGGGCTGCAGACCCTGGAGCCACTGCCCGGAGCGCTGGAGCCCCCGCTGCTGCCCACTGAGCCCTCTctgctggagccacagccaCTGGGCACCGTCTCGGAGCTGCTGGAGGCGCAGCCGGGCACCGGGGACCCTCTGCGGCCCCACGGGCTGCAGCCCCGGCTCGGGGGGTGTCCCCTGAGCACCATGGTGAAGCGGGGCCCCTGCGGGGGCCGGGGGGCCGGGCGGTGTGGCGAAGACCACCGCAAGTACGCCCTGCGCCGGACTGATAAGCCAAAGATGCTGTGCCGCCGGAGGAGGGCGGGGCGAGGGCGCCGGGTGGACATCACCCCCGAGAGCCACGTCCTGTCCCCCCTCACCCTGCCCGCCGAGCTGCCCCCCGGGCCCGAGGAGCCTGACACCCCCGTGCTGAGCCCCCCACCGCCACCGCCCCCCACCACGCTGGACCCCAACGAGATGCCCAAAGCCCCCACGGCAGGGAAGAAGAGCAAGTGCCGGGGGGTGAGGAAGATGGTGGTGAAGATGGCCAAGATCCCCGTGTCCCTGGGGAGGAGGAACAAGACCACCTACAAGGTGTCATCGCTCAGCAGCAACCTGaacctggaggggaaggagctggcagccagcagctccatggagcccACGCCGCTGCTCAAGATGAAGAACAACGGGCGCAACGTGGTCGTGGTGTTCCCCCCTGGCGAGATGCCCATTATCCTGAAGCGCAAGCGGGGCCGGCCTCCCAAAAACCTGCTGCTGGGCCAAGCCAAGCCCAAGGAGCCCACCCCAGAagtgaagaagaggaggaggaggaagcagaagCTGGCCTCGCCCCAGCCCTCCTACATCGCCGACACCAACGACAGCAAAGCCGACTACTCGGATGTGTTGGCCAAGCTGGCCTTCCTGAACCGACAGAGCCAGTGCTCGGGGCGCTGCTCGCCACCCCGCTGCTGGACCCCCAGCGAGCCCGAGTCCATCCACCAAGCCCCCGACACCCAGAGCATCTCCCACTTCCTGCACCGTGTCCAGGGTTTCCGCCGGCGCGGCGGCAAGGCGGGGGGCTTCGGTGGGCGCGGGGGCAGCCACGCCGCCCGCGCCGCACGCTGCTCCTTCAGCGATTTCTTTGAGGGCAtcgggaagaagaagaaagccCCCACGGCCCTCCACGCTGACCCCGTGCACCCCCGCAAGCGCGGCCGGCTGGAGCCCGACCCTGTGGGCAAGCCCAAGCGGAAGCGACGGGCGCGCAAGAACGGGGCCCTGTTCCCCGAACCCAACTCTGGGCAGAGCTTCGGGGACGGCCCCGCCGCAGAGTGGGGCGGGGGCGAGAagggcagcccctgggcccCCCATCACAGCCACCCCGGCGGCCAGCCTGGACGCAACGGTGGCTACCAAGGGGCCGAGGCGAGACCCTTCCACGCCGCGGGGTTGGAGTCGGGCTCCTCTGGCCGTGCCGGTTTCTACGCTGGCAGCGCGCCGTCCTCACAGACAGAGACCGGTCCAGAGCGGCACAGCCTCTTCACCGGCTACTTCCGCTCCTTGCTGGACTCCGATGACTCCTCCGACCTGCTGGACTTCGCCCTCTCCGCGTCCCGCTCCGAGTCCCGTAAATCGGCGGCCGCCTACACGGCGCCCCCGGCCGCGCTGCCCGGCCAGCGGGGCATGGCTGCCTACGCGGCCCGCGGCGGCAAAGTGCCGGCGGCCAACCCCGGTGCCGAGGCCTTCCACGCGGCCATGCAGGGCCGGCCAGCGTTCCCGCCCGGCCGTGCCTCCAGCGCCTACGGGGTGACCCAAGGCTCCTCCGAGTGCCGGGGCACCGAGTCCTTCCCCAAACTGGCCCCGCCATCAGCCGTGTCCCGGTCGCCCACGGCTCACCCGGCGGCCAGCGGCACCCCCGGCTACTCCCCTTACGGCAGCTACGGCAGCGCCGGGCAGAGCGTGGCACCCGCCAGCGTGTTCCCGCCAGGAAAGCAGTACCCATCAGCACAGGACTGCCCCAACAGCAAGGACTGCAGCTTCGCCTatggcagcggcagcagcctcCCGTCCTcgcccagcagtgcccacagtGCCGGCTACGCGCCACCGACAGCTGGTCCCAGTTTGCCGCTGGGAAAAGCTGCCTTCTTCAACAGTGCCGAGCAGGGGGGGCAGTTCTCCAGCGCCGCGCACACCCCCCTGCGCTGCGACAGCCGGGCCAGCACCGTCTCGCCCGGCGGCTACATGGTGCCCAAGGGGTCAGCGTCCTTCCAGCCCTCGCCTGAAAACTGCCGGCAGTTCCCCAGCTCCGCGCCGTGGGCCTTCCGGCAGGGCTACGGAGGGTTGGACTGGAGCTCAGAAGCCTTCAGCCAGCTCTACAACCCGGGCTTCGAGTGCCACCTCAATGAACCCAACGTCATCCTGGACATCTCCAACTACACCCCGCAGAAAGCCAAGCAGCAGACGGTCTCTGAGACCTTCTCGGAGTCCTCCTCTGACAGCACCCAGTTCAACCAGCCGGCTGGTTACCGGCGCGCCAACAGCGAGGCGTCCTCCAGCGAGGGCCAGTCCAGcctctccagcctggagaagctgATGATGGACTGGAACGAGGCATCCTCCGCCCCTGGCTACAACTGGAACCAGAGCGTCCTCTTCCAGAGTAACTCCAAGCCCGGTCGAGGCCGACGGAAGAAGGTGGATATGTTCGACACCTCCCACCTGagtttctcctcctcttcctcatcttcctctgtGTACCCCTCCAAGAGGAACACGGGAccccggcagccccggggctCCCGAGGGGCTTGTGCCTCCAAGAAGGAGAGGGGGACGGGCAAAGCCAAGTTCCCCACCAAGTCACAGGCGGTGAACCCCCTGTTCCAGGACAGCACGGACCTGGGCTTGGACTACTACAGCGGGGACAGCAGCATGtcccccctgccctcccagtCCCGGGGCTTCGGGGTGGGGGAGCGGGACCCCTGTGACTACACCGGCCCCTACTCCATGAACCCCTCCACCCCCTCGGATGGGACCTTTGTCCAGGGGTTCCAGAGCGACTCCCCCGGTTTAGGGCAGCCGGATTTGGAGAGCAAGCACTTCCCTGCCCTCCCGCACCAGCTGGCAGCCCCCGGCCAGCAGACTGTGTTCGAGGCCGGTTTGCAGAAAGCCTTCTCGCCCAACTGCTCCCCGACCTTGGCCTTCAAGGAGGACCTGCGGGCAGGCAGCATGCGGAAGCTGCCCGCCTGCGACTCGCTCAAACACAGCATGCAGGGGGGAGCCCTGCCACACGCCCCACACCTGGCCTGCCGCGACCTCCCCATGCCTCAAGCGCACTATGACTCCCCCAGCTGCAAAAACCCCCCGTACTGGTATTCCCCCAATGCCAGCACCCGCAGCCCTTCCTACGACGGCAAGGCGGGGGCTGGCATGCTGGTAGACTTCATGGGCAGGACGGACCCCCCGTGTCTGAACCCCCACTTGAGCAGCCCGAGCAGCACCCACCCCTCCAAGGGCGAGAAGGAGCCCTTGGAGATGTCCCGGGCCCACCACCGAGGACCCTACGCTTGTCCCTTGATCAATGACTTGAACATCTCCCCCGTACCGAGAGACTCAATGTTGCAGCTGCAGGACAACTACAGGTACCCCAGTTTTGCACCCCAAGGGCACCCCGTCATGGCCCCCAGCCAGAAGAGCGGGTTTTTGGGACCCATGGTAGAGCAACAACACCCTGAGGACACTTTTACGGTCACCTCATTGTAG
- the AHDC1 gene encoding transcription factor Gibbin isoform X2: MLSLKVASGAEGSGTPAAGQDAAPAGGRSLPKRAGSEGRGAQEPADGSSVACQPLALENGASPPAEWFPRAQGSGPRQPGSDGDSRSFRVNLHCKHPRNRELKCNSRSSSKAEGPGVTFPDPHVSNCSAKRHAGEEEVRMRVKPPGPVVTTSVVRGSPDYVREPKFYPPGHPVQRPPACPAEKALSCSVLSFPEGSCPALGREHQAGSLLHGDPADRCQSVHGGTKAAEDLLGCAGEPRILGGSTEEASARDRAPKTFPNATLASGRCNVDGILALLRSKCGNGHINLHPVVQLIDIMKDLNRLSEDLKNSGVHLDCGSLRGGGGAHEDSRLLPADRDLQYSFFSSPSLANSIRSPEERGVLLKSDPSRHPRPPARDGEAEGGGGSTPQPPGHAVGVGDVSKAPADEAGCSQPDASDYSELAEADILNELASLACPGTQLLESQAMEPQPQLLPAQELDSQSRLLDSQSLESQPQLLDSQSLEPLPESLELQNLEPLGLQSLEPLSESLELQSLEPLSESLELQSLEPLAEPLGLQTLEPLPGALEPPLLPTEPSLLEPQPLGTVSELLEAQPGTGDPLRPHGLQPRLGGCPLSTMVKRGPCGGRGAGRCGEDHRKYALRRTDKPKMLCRRRRAGRGRRVDITPESHVLSPLTLPAELPPGPEEPDTPVLSPPPPPPPTTLDPNEMPKAPTAGKKSKCRGVRKMVVKMAKIPVSLGRRNKTTYKVSSLSSNLNLEGKELAASSSMEPTPLLKMKNNGRNVVVVFPPGEMPIILKRKRGRPPKNLLLGQAKPKEPTPEVKKRRRRKQKLASPQPSYIADTNDSKADYSDVLAKLAFLNRQSQCSGRCSPPRCWTPSEPESIHQAPDTQSISHFLHRVQGFRRRGGKAGGFGGRGGSHAARAARCSFSDFFEGIGKKKKAPTALHADPVHPRKRGRLEPDPVGKPKRKRRARKNGALFPEPNSGQSFGDGPAAEWGGGEKGSPWAPHHSHPGGQPGRNGGYQGAEARPFHAAGLESGSSGRAGFYAGSAPSSQTETGPERHSLFTGYFRSLLDSDDSSDLLDFALSASRSESRKSAAAYTAPPAALPGQRGMAAYAARGGKVPAANPGAEAFHAAMQGRPAFPPGRASSAYGVTQGSSECRGTESFPKLAPPSAVSRSPTAHPAASGTPGYSPYGSYGSAGQSVAPASVFPPGKQYPSAQDCPNSKDCSFAYGSGSSLPSSPSSAHSAGYAPPTAGPSLPLGKAAFFNSAEQGGQFSSAAHTPLRCDSRASTVSPGGYMVPKGSASFQPSPENCRQFPSSAPWAFRQGYGGLDWSSEAFSQLYNPGFECHLNEPNVILDISNYTPQKAKQQTVSETFSESSSDSTQFNQPAGYRRANSEASSSEGQSSLSSLEKLMMDWNEASSAPGYNWNQSVLFQSNSKPGRGRRKKVDMFDTSHLSFSSSSSSSSVYPSKRNTGPRQPRGSRGACASKKERGTGKAKFPTKSQAVNPLFQDSTDLGLDYYSGDSSMSPLPSQSRGFGVGERDPCDYTGPYSMNPSTPSDGTFVQGFQSDSPGLGQPDLESKHFPALPHQLAAPGQQTVFEAGLQKAFSPNCSPTLAFKEDLRAGSMRKLPACDSLKHSMQGGALPHAPHLACRDLPMPQAHYDSPSCKNPPYWYSPNASTRSPSYDGKAGAGMLVDFMGRTDPPCLNPHLSSPSSTHPSKGEKEPLEMSRAHHRGPYACPLINDLNISPVPRDSMLQLQDNYRYPSFAPQGHPVMAPSQKSGFLGPMVEQQHPEDTFTVTSL; the protein is encoded by the exons ATGGGAGCTCGGTCGCCTGCCAGCCCCTCGCACTGGAGAACGGTGCCAGCCCGCCTGCCGAGTGGTTCCCGCGTGCCCAGGGCTCCGGCCCCCGCCAGCCCGGCAGCGACGGCGACAGCAGGAGCTTCCGAGTGAACCTGCACTGCAAACACCCCCGCAACAG AGAGCTCAAGTGCAatagcaggagcagcagcaaagccgAGG GTCCTGGTGTCACCTTCCCTGACCCCCATGTCAGCAACTGCTCGGCCAAGCGGCACGCGGGGGAGGAGGAGGTCAGGATGCGCGTGAAGCCCCCGGGCCCAGTGGTAACGACCAGCGTTGTGCGTGGCTCGCCCGACTACGTCCGAGAGCCCAAATTCTACCCGCCGGGACACCCGGTGCAGCGGCCCCCCGCCTGCCCGGCCGAGAAGGCGCTGTCCTGCAGTGTGCTCAGCTTCCCTGAGGGGTCGTGCCCCGCGCTCGGCCGGGAGCACCAGGCAGGCTCGCTGCTGCACGGCGACCCGGCCGACCGCTGCCAGAGCGTCCACGGGGGCACCAAGGCGGCCGAGGACCTGCTGGGCTGCGCCGGGGAGCCCCGGATCCTGGGGGGCAGCACAGAGGAGGCATCTGCCCGCGACCGGGCGCCCAAAACCTTCCCCAACGCGACGCTGGCCTCGGGCCGCTGCAACGTAGACGGCATCCTCGCCTTGCTCCGCAGCAAGTGCGGCAACGGGCACATCAACCTCCACCCTGTGGTGCAGCTCATCGACATCATGAAGGACCTCAACCGCCTCTCTGAGGACCTCAAGAACAGCGGGGTGCACCTGGACTGTGGCAGCCTccgtggcggcggcggggctcACGAGGACAGCCGCCTCCTGCCCGCTGACCGGGACCTCCAGTACAGCTTCTTCTCCTCGCCCTCCCTGGCCAACAGCATCCGGAGCCCCGAGGAGCGGGGGGTGCTCCTCAAATCCGACCCGTCGCGGCACCCCCGGCCCCCAGCGCGTGacggagaggctgagggaggcGGGGGGAGCACCCCGCAGCCCCCAGGACACGCTGTGGGTGTGGGGGACGTCTCCAAAGCTCCGGCGGATGAAgccggctgctcccagcccgaTGCCAGCGATTACTCGGAACTGGCCGAGGCGGACATCCTGAACGAGCTGGCCTCCCTGGCTTGCCCAGGGACGCAGCTGCTGGAGTCGCAGGCGATGGAGCCGCAgccccagttgctgccagcccAAGAGCTGGACTCCCAATCCCGGCTGTTGGATTCCCAGTCCCTGGagtcacagccccagctgcttgATTCGCAGAGCCTGGAGCCGCTGCCAGAGTCGCTGGAGCTGCAAAACCTGGAGCCGTTGGGGCTGCAGTCGCTGGAGCCGCTCTCTGAgtctctggagctgcagtcgCTGGAGCCTCTGTCCGAGTCGCTGGAGCTGCAGTCACTGGAGCCACTGGCGGAGCCTCTGGGGCTGCAGACCCTGGAGCCACTGCCCGGAGCGCTGGAGCCCCCGCTGCTGCCCACTGAGCCCTCTctgctggagccacagccaCTGGGCACCGTCTCGGAGCTGCTGGAGGCGCAGCCGGGCACCGGGGACCCTCTGCGGCCCCACGGGCTGCAGCCCCGGCTCGGGGGGTGTCCCCTGAGCACCATGGTGAAGCGGGGCCCCTGCGGGGGCCGGGGGGCCGGGCGGTGTGGCGAAGACCACCGCAAGTACGCCCTGCGCCGGACTGATAAGCCAAAGATGCTGTGCCGCCGGAGGAGGGCGGGGCGAGGGCGCCGGGTGGACATCACCCCCGAGAGCCACGTCCTGTCCCCCCTCACCCTGCCCGCCGAGCTGCCCCCCGGGCCCGAGGAGCCTGACACCCCCGTGCTGAGCCCCCCACCGCCACCGCCCCCCACCACGCTGGACCCCAACGAGATGCCCAAAGCCCCCACGGCAGGGAAGAAGAGCAAGTGCCGGGGGGTGAGGAAGATGGTGGTGAAGATGGCCAAGATCCCCGTGTCCCTGGGGAGGAGGAACAAGACCACCTACAAGGTGTCATCGCTCAGCAGCAACCTGaacctggaggggaaggagctggcagccagcagctccatggagcccACGCCGCTGCTCAAGATGAAGAACAACGGGCGCAACGTGGTCGTGGTGTTCCCCCCTGGCGAGATGCCCATTATCCTGAAGCGCAAGCGGGGCCGGCCTCCCAAAAACCTGCTGCTGGGCCAAGCCAAGCCCAAGGAGCCCACCCCAGAagtgaagaagaggaggaggaggaagcagaagCTGGCCTCGCCCCAGCCCTCCTACATCGCCGACACCAACGACAGCAAAGCCGACTACTCGGATGTGTTGGCCAAGCTGGCCTTCCTGAACCGACAGAGCCAGTGCTCGGGGCGCTGCTCGCCACCCCGCTGCTGGACCCCCAGCGAGCCCGAGTCCATCCACCAAGCCCCCGACACCCAGAGCATCTCCCACTTCCTGCACCGTGTCCAGGGTTTCCGCCGGCGCGGCGGCAAGGCGGGGGGCTTCGGTGGGCGCGGGGGCAGCCACGCCGCCCGCGCCGCACGCTGCTCCTTCAGCGATTTCTTTGAGGGCAtcgggaagaagaagaaagccCCCACGGCCCTCCACGCTGACCCCGTGCACCCCCGCAAGCGCGGCCGGCTGGAGCCCGACCCTGTGGGCAAGCCCAAGCGGAAGCGACGGGCGCGCAAGAACGGGGCCCTGTTCCCCGAACCCAACTCTGGGCAGAGCTTCGGGGACGGCCCCGCCGCAGAGTGGGGCGGGGGCGAGAagggcagcccctgggcccCCCATCACAGCCACCCCGGCGGCCAGCCTGGACGCAACGGTGGCTACCAAGGGGCCGAGGCGAGACCCTTCCACGCCGCGGGGTTGGAGTCGGGCTCCTCTGGCCGTGCCGGTTTCTACGCTGGCAGCGCGCCGTCCTCACAGACAGAGACCGGTCCAGAGCGGCACAGCCTCTTCACCGGCTACTTCCGCTCCTTGCTGGACTCCGATGACTCCTCCGACCTGCTGGACTTCGCCCTCTCCGCGTCCCGCTCCGAGTCCCGTAAATCGGCGGCCGCCTACACGGCGCCCCCGGCCGCGCTGCCCGGCCAGCGGGGCATGGCTGCCTACGCGGCCCGCGGCGGCAAAGTGCCGGCGGCCAACCCCGGTGCCGAGGCCTTCCACGCGGCCATGCAGGGCCGGCCAGCGTTCCCGCCCGGCCGTGCCTCCAGCGCCTACGGGGTGACCCAAGGCTCCTCCGAGTGCCGGGGCACCGAGTCCTTCCCCAAACTGGCCCCGCCATCAGCCGTGTCCCGGTCGCCCACGGCTCACCCGGCGGCCAGCGGCACCCCCGGCTACTCCCCTTACGGCAGCTACGGCAGCGCCGGGCAGAGCGTGGCACCCGCCAGCGTGTTCCCGCCAGGAAAGCAGTACCCATCAGCACAGGACTGCCCCAACAGCAAGGACTGCAGCTTCGCCTatggcagcggcagcagcctcCCGTCCTcgcccagcagtgcccacagtGCCGGCTACGCGCCACCGACAGCTGGTCCCAGTTTGCCGCTGGGAAAAGCTGCCTTCTTCAACAGTGCCGAGCAGGGGGGGCAGTTCTCCAGCGCCGCGCACACCCCCCTGCGCTGCGACAGCCGGGCCAGCACCGTCTCGCCCGGCGGCTACATGGTGCCCAAGGGGTCAGCGTCCTTCCAGCCCTCGCCTGAAAACTGCCGGCAGTTCCCCAGCTCCGCGCCGTGGGCCTTCCGGCAGGGCTACGGAGGGTTGGACTGGAGCTCAGAAGCCTTCAGCCAGCTCTACAACCCGGGCTTCGAGTGCCACCTCAATGAACCCAACGTCATCCTGGACATCTCCAACTACACCCCGCAGAAAGCCAAGCAGCAGACGGTCTCTGAGACCTTCTCGGAGTCCTCCTCTGACAGCACCCAGTTCAACCAGCCGGCTGGTTACCGGCGCGCCAACAGCGAGGCGTCCTCCAGCGAGGGCCAGTCCAGcctctccagcctggagaagctgATGATGGACTGGAACGAGGCATCCTCCGCCCCTGGCTACAACTGGAACCAGAGCGTCCTCTTCCAGAGTAACTCCAAGCCCGGTCGAGGCCGACGGAAGAAGGTGGATATGTTCGACACCTCCCACCTGagtttctcctcctcttcctcatcttcctctgtGTACCCCTCCAAGAGGAACACGGGAccccggcagccccggggctCCCGAGGGGCTTGTGCCTCCAAGAAGGAGAGGGGGACGGGCAAAGCCAAGTTCCCCACCAAGTCACAGGCGGTGAACCCCCTGTTCCAGGACAGCACGGACCTGGGCTTGGACTACTACAGCGGGGACAGCAGCATGtcccccctgccctcccagtCCCGGGGCTTCGGGGTGGGGGAGCGGGACCCCTGTGACTACACCGGCCCCTACTCCATGAACCCCTCCACCCCCTCGGATGGGACCTTTGTCCAGGGGTTCCAGAGCGACTCCCCCGGTTTAGGGCAGCCGGATTTGGAGAGCAAGCACTTCCCTGCCCTCCCGCACCAGCTGGCAGCCCCCGGCCAGCAGACTGTGTTCGAGGCCGGTTTGCAGAAAGCCTTCTCGCCCAACTGCTCCCCGACCTTGGCCTTCAAGGAGGACCTGCGGGCAGGCAGCATGCGGAAGCTGCCCGCCTGCGACTCGCTCAAACACAGCATGCAGGGGGGAGCCCTGCCACACGCCCCACACCTGGCCTGCCGCGACCTCCCCATGCCTCAAGCGCACTATGACTCCCCCAGCTGCAAAAACCCCCCGTACTGGTATTCCCCCAATGCCAGCACCCGCAGCCCTTCCTACGACGGCAAGGCGGGGGCTGGCATGCTGGTAGACTTCATGGGCAGGACGGACCCCCCGTGTCTGAACCCCCACTTGAGCAGCCCGAGCAGCACCCACCCCTCCAAGGGCGAGAAGGAGCCCTTGGAGATGTCCCGGGCCCACCACCGAGGACCCTACGCTTGTCCCTTGATCAATGACTTGAACATCTCCCCCGTACCGAGAGACTCAATGTTGCAGCTGCAGGACAACTACAGGTACCCCAGTTTTGCACCCCAAGGGCACCCCGTCATGGCCCCCAGCCAGAAGAGCGGGTTTTTGGGACCCATGGTAGAGCAACAACACCCTGAGGACACTTTTACGGTCACCTCATTGTAG